The following proteins are encoded in a genomic region of Oncorhynchus kisutch isolate 150728-3 linkage group LG4, Okis_V2, whole genome shotgun sequence:
- the LOC116373221 gene encoding neurofilament light polypeptide-like — MSHRMDYHSGSPHRGAQAEYCGYQPKLTGSPSASRTVGFESTTAMTLKSEFGSVQRSSESLFDLSNPFTEVLTKMNEKEQLHGLNDRFAGFIEKVRHLEHQNELFEREIEEIKLKAQSPASLAQEHEPELMDLRNLVHDITLQKRQIEIEHQNLEEDFLTLRDKYEQEARDRSNAENGILVLEKDANDAYLAKLQLDKKAQSLVDEIHFLKNNHEDEISEMVAQIQEAQVTVKAHDFGKPDITEALRDIRVQLEGHATSDIQQAEEGFRVQFTKLTKAAESNREALKATQQEIQENRRHLQGKTFELDCGKGMREALEKQLQELEERHYAELIHYQTKKLLEGEESHLYTISDTHISMPCIYRQSPVYTLPCLARQGGPTRRSEPQYKFIEEIISETTRDMEMSEIEETGSEETVGGEGDELRQKQGEESDKAERRSGEEEDEDKEKAKGKVDVEVDAPEEEGEQEEESKRQQMVTSAEVEVNGDGVSPSEGENGEEGDDEREEKKGGEPDAIKKREDIDRGEHTQSEVKSAEATSEGEKEKLDTTEKLDSEINETLEKDDTPNHGKSQPGIPKNGDISTEPKTSESEDSKTGSSIKGEPQVPTEDISKEPKKVSEERKKEINLKEKKEVDLKEESAPTEQQQDSPKESPIKERKKVNLTEQSAPTLEQKPDQKEHRESDQPQEAESAVTTQEEDLPEPTEKDMEYPDDTAELNSSSTKETVEQVKSPDDSGVKTTQDERTVGESTTAPKPDSTLTPETTTTPTEESEMIGSGDKAKTITPPEEQMPAVAEGKDSHRGVPESNTIQEKPEESMDKEPEKVTDPNDGPPKTGKGNFKFLGFHITNKLTWPKDTKKVMKRGHCRSYRGCLRQSVMLPRFSWLFRFPCLIRGDRPAPGTRDRSSGRRPAS; from the exons ATGAGCCACAGAATGGACTATCATTCAGGTTCTCCGCATAGGGGAGCTCAAGCTGAGTATTGCGGCTATCAACCCAAACTGACCGGATCCCCCTCTGCATCCAGGACCGTTGGCTTTGAGTCGACTACCGCAATGACGCTGAAGAGCGAATTCGGATCCGTTCAGAGATCATCGGAGAGCCTTTTCGATTTATCAAACCCATTTACCGAGGTTTTGACAAAAATGAATGAGAAAGAACAGCTCCATGGGCTGAACGACCGTTTCGCCGGATTCATAGAGAAGGTGCGTCATTTGGAGCATCAAAATGAATTGTTCGAGAGGGAAATCGAGGAAATCAAACTAAAGGCACAGTCCCCTGCGTCTCTGGCCCAGGAGCACGAGCCAGAGCTTATGGACCTGAGGAACCTAGTTCATGACATCACCCTTCAGAAGCGTCAGATCGAGATAGAGCATCAGAACCTGGAGGAAGATTTCCTCACCTTGAGAGACAAGTATGAGCAGGAGGCACGTGACCGCTCGAACGCAGAGAACGGCATCCTTGTGCTGGAAAAGGACGCCAACGATGCATACCTCGCCAAACTTCAGTTGGACAAGAAAGCGCAGTCTTTGGTGGACGAGATCCACTTCCTGAAGAACAACCATGAGGACGAGATATCAGAAATGGTGGCCCAGATCCAAGAGGCTCAAGTAACGGTCAAGGCGCACGACTTTGGCAAACCTGACATCACAGAGGCTCTCCGGGACATCCGTGTGCAGTTAGAAGGTCACGCCACCTCCGACATTCAGCAGGCCGAGGAGGGCTTCCGTGTCCAGTTCACAAAGTTAACCAAAGCGGCAGAAAGTAACAGAGAGGCGTTGAAGGCAACCCAACAGGAGATCCAGGAGAATAGAAGGCACCTGCAGGGGAAAacatttgaactggactgtggtAAAGGAATGAGAGAGGCCCTGGAAAAACAACTACAAGAGCTGGAGGAGCGTCACTATGCAGAATTGATTCATTACCAG ACAAA GAAACTCCTGGAGGGTGAGGAGTCCCATCTGTACACCATCTCTGACACCCACATCTCCATGCCCTGCATCTACCGCCAGTCCCCCGTCTACACCCTGCCTTGCCTGGCCCGGCAGGGAGGGCCCACACGCAGGTCTGAACCCCAGTACAAGTTTATTGAGGAGATCATCTCTGAGACCACCAGAGACATGGAGATGTCCGAGATCGAGGAGACAGGCTCCGAGGAGACAGTcgggggagagggagacgagtTGAGACAGAAGCAGGGAGAAGAGAGTGACAAagctgagaggaggagtggggaagaggaggatgaggacaaAGAGAAAGCTAAAGGTAAAGTGGATGTTGAAGTGGACGCCCCGGAGGAAGAGGGTGAACAGGAGGAAGAGTCTAAGAGACAGCAGATGGTAACATCAGCAGAGGTCGAGGTAAATGGAGACGGAGTTAGCCCTAGTGAGGGAGaaaatggagaggagggagatgatgaaagagaggagaaaaagggGGGTGAGCCAGATGCAATCAAAAAGAGAGAGGACATTGACAGAGGTGAACATACACAAAGTGAAGTCAAATCAGCTGAGGCAAccagtgagggagagaaggaaaaacTGGACACAACAGAGAAGCTAGACAGCGAGATAAATGAGACATTAGAAAAAGATGACACCCCAAATCATGGCAAATCCCAACCAGGGATTCCCAAGAATGGTGACATCTCAACAGAACCCAAAACGTCAGAGTCAGAGGATAGCAAAACAGGAAGTTCAATAAAGGGTGAACCACAGGTCCCCACAGAGGACATCTCCAAAGAACCCAAAAAGGTGTcagaggagagaaaaaaagaaatcaATTTAAAAGAGAAAAAAGAGGTAGATCTGAAAGAGGAGAGTGCCCCAACAGAGCAACAACAAGATAGCCCTAAAGAAAGTCCCATCAAAGAGAGAAAAAAGGTAAATCTGACAGAGCAGAGTGCCCCAACACTGGAGCAGAAACCTGATCAGAAGGAGCACAGAGAGTCAGACCAACCTCAAGAGGCAGAGAGTGCTGTGACAACACAAGAAGAGGATCTCCCTGAGCCCACAGAGAAGGACATGGAATACCCTGATGACACTGCAGAGCTCAACAGCAGTTCAACCAAGGAGACAGTGGAGCAGGTGAAGTCACCTGATGATTCTGGTGTAAAAACGACACAAGATGAGAGAACAGTAGGAG AATCAACAACCGCCCCTAAACCAGACTCAACCCTCACCCCAGAAACAACGACCACCCCTACAGAAGAGAGTGAAATGATAGGCAGTGGTGACAAAGCTAAGACAATCACACCACCAGAGGAACAGATGCCTGCAGTTGCAGAGGGCAAGGACTCACACAGGGGGGTGCCAGAAAGCAACACAATTCAGGAGAAACCAGAGGAAAGTATGGACAAAGAGCCTGAGAAGGTTACAGATCCCAACGATGGACCACCAAAGACA ggtaAGGgtaacttcaagttccttggcttccacatcaccaacaaactaacatggcccAAGGACACCAAGAAAGtcatgaagagg GGCCACTGCCGAAGCTACCGGGGATGCCTTAGACAGTCCGTCATGCTCCCACGCTTCAGCTGGCTCTTCAGGTTCCCGTGCCTCATCAGGGGTGACCGGCCTGCTCCTGGTACTCGGGACCGTTCCTCTGGTCGGCGTCCTGCTTCTTGA